The DNA sequence CATCACTACAATCGGGATTCTACAATATTAGTTATAGTTAGTCAAGAGAATAAACATTAAAATAAATATTATAAAGCTTGAAAGCATAGAGACAACAATATACAATATAATGGCTATAACTAAAGGGGTATATTATGAGCAGTAAAGAGATTAAAGATATTAAAAGTTTGATATTGGACGCTAAGAAAGAAGCCCATAAGTGTAAAGAGAAGGATATCAAGCCTGCTTTTACAGGCCCTATTGATTGGCCTGTAGAATGTACTGTTGGTCCGGGATTAGAAGGTGCCATTGCTTGCGAGAGTGCGATTGGCTATGTTCATGGTGCTCAAGGTGAACTTATATATAGAGGTTATGATGTATTTGATCTCTGTGCCTATTCGACATTTGAGGAGGTATCATACCTTCTTTTATACGGTAATTTGCCTACTAAATCTAAGTTAAATAAATTTAAGAAGGATTTGACAGTATCAAGATCTATTCCTCAAACAATACGTCTTTTAATGGGTTTTCCCGTTAAAGATATCAATACTATGGCAGCCTTACGTATAGGCACTAACTTTATGCGCCATGAAAGGACTTTTATTGACAGAGCTGAATATCATCCTGATATTAAAACAGCTATTAGTTCCGATGAAGACTCTATCCCCATGGAGACCTATCCTACAGGAGAAGAGCATGCAATATATGAGTTTAAAAAGAAAGTTGTTAAGAAGCCGAGAGAAGTGGAGGGAGATCTTCATGATCCCATGGCTGAGCAAGCCTACGTTGACTTAATAGCCGGTGTCTCTTCTGTTGTCGGTGCTGTATCTCGTTTCAAAGCCGACTCTTTTCCGGTTGATCCTGATCCCGAATTGAGTCATGCTGGAAATTTAATATATATGATTACAGGTAGAAAGCCTGATCCCGTTGAAGAGCGTATTATGGATATAGCACTTATCCTCCATGCAGATCATGGTATGAATGCCAGTACTTTTGCTACTATGGTTGTGGCTTCAACTTTGTCAGATATCTATTTTGCGGTTGGTTCAGGTATAGCTGCTCTAAGCGGTCCTCTTCATGGAGGGGCAAATGAGCAGGTTTTAAGCATGCTTAGTGAGATTGAAGCCAGCAGTAATGTCGATTCTTGGTATCAGAATGCCAGAGATAAAAAGATAAAAATCATGGGTTTTGGGCATCGAGTCTATAAAGCCTATGATCCAAGAGCTAGAGTTTTAGGACCTTTAGCAGAATACCTTATTAAGAGCAAGGGTGATAGAGATGCCAAAAATCTGTTTACAACTGCAAGAAAATTAGAGAAGAAGGTTGTATCTACCTTGGGTAAAGATAAGAGGATATTTCCCAATGTTGATTTTTATTCCGGTCTTGTCTATAGCGCTTTAGGTATACCGAAAGAGCTGTTTACCCCCATATTTGCAGCAAGCAGGGTGTCTGGCTGGACCGCACGAGTAAGAGAGTATCATATGCACAATCGTATCTTTCGTCCTCGAGCTGTCTATTCTGGTGAACTTAATAAAAAATATATTTCAATAGAAAAACGCTAAATTTTAACTTTAAAGTTTAGACAATTTTCAATTACCTTGATTCAAGATATCTTGCTAAAGATAGATAGAGATGATTTTGTAAGAAACTCTGTTTTTTGCCCTCAATATTTTTTAAGGTCTGGGGATATAAAACTATGGCGTTGAGTAAAAAAAAGCAAGATGAGTTAAAGAATAAAATGGATAGGCTGGGGATTAAAGAAGGCGATATCCTGGAAACGTTTATTCGTTCTAGGGGTCGTGGCGGGCAGAAGGTCAACAAAACATCAAGCTGTGTCTATCTGAAGCATATTCCTACCGGTATTGAGGTTAAATGTCAAAGAGAGCGGTCTCAGAATTTAAACAGGTTTTTTGCAAGAAGAAGGCATCTAAATAAAATTGAAGAGATGATTTTGGATAAAGAGTCAGAAGAGAAAAAGAGAATAGAGAAAATAAAAAGGCAGAAACGCAAGAGGTCAAAAAGAGCTAAAGAAAAAATGTTGCATGATAAAAAGATAAGGTCTAAGAAAAAAGAGGAGAGATCTCATATGTCAGTTAGGGATGCGTTGAGATAAAGATTGCTTTAAATAACCTTGCTTTTTAACTTTAATTGTAATTTTTAAGTTGTCTTTACTCCCTAATTAGGTATTATGTTTTAGATTGATTATTCATTATTTTATCCATGAAAACAGAAGCTTTGAAGACTCTCTTTAAAATTGTATTAGTTGCGTTCTTTCTTTATCTATTTCTTTTAAGCATTGGTCTTATGAGCGTAGCTTTTAAAGGTTTCGGTAGGGGTTTCGCTGAAAGTCTTATCCAGACAACTTCCAATCCTCTTGCAGGTCTGTTCATAGGTATCTTAGCTACGAGTATTGTTCAGAGCTCTTCCATGACTACCTCTATTATTGTCGGCATGGTTGGTTCAGGTGTTATTACTGTTACAAATGCTATTCCGATAATTATGGGTGCGAATATCGGTACTACTGTTACAAATACGCTTGTCTCTTTGGGTCATATCGGTAGGCGTGAAGAATTTAAAAGGGCTGTAAGTGCCGGTACTGTACATGATTTTTTTAACCTTATCTGTGTAGCTATATTGTTTCCGCTTCATCTGATGACTGGATTTTTAGAGAAGATGGCTAGGTTCATGAGTCATATATTTGCAGGCTGTGGTGGTATTAGGTTTACAAGCCCTGTTAAGATGGTAACCAAACCGGTCATAAATATTATGAAGGAAGCCGTTGTCAACATAGGTTTGTCATCTAATATATCTTACCTGCTGCTTTTGATATCTGCATTTTTTTTATTATTTCTAGCGTTGTATTTTATAGTTAAGATTATGCGTTCTGTCGTAGTCCGCAGAGCTGAGATAATTTTGAATAATGTTATCAGTCGTTATGGATTATTGGCTATTCTGGCCGGACTTATCTTTACAACTATAGTCCAGAGCAGTTCTATTACTACTTCTTTAATGATTCCGCTTGCAGCTGCTGGGGTGCTTACAGTTGAAGGGGTGCTTCCTATTGTTATGGGTGCAAATATAGGCACGACTACAACTGCTATACTCGCATCCTTTGCTACTGGGAATATCTCTGCTATAACAATTGCTTTTGTGCACTTTCTTTTTAATGTTATTGGCGTAACATTGATCTATCCTATAAAGCCTTTGAGAAGAATTCCTATGTTTCTCTCTACTCATCTCGGTTCTCTGGCTTATAGGAGAAGACGTTATGTTATCTTTTATGTTTTAACGATGTTTTTTATAATTCCGGGCATATTGATTGCTATGTCTAAATTTTTTTAATAAGGAGGATAAATATGTTTAAGAATTTAATGCGTTTTTGGAAGGGTAAAGATTTCTTGAATCAGGTGCTTGAGGATTTTAAATCTATGCTTAACGATGCGGAGAGCATGTTTAATCTAGTTATTAAGAAACTTCTTTATAACGAAGGAGATTTAGGTACTCTAAAAAAAGAGATATATGGAATAGATAGTAGAGTAAATAAAGCTGAAAAAGAGATTAGGAAAAGGATTATAGAACATCTTTCGATTCAGCCTTCAGTTGATGTCCCTACATCACTTCTATTGATGAGCGTTGTAAAAGATGCTGAAAGGTTAGGCGATTATTCTAAAAATCTTTTTGAGGTTAGTAAATTTTTAACTGATCCCATTGATAAGAATAAGTATAAAGAGCTTTTTAATAATATAGATCAGGAGATAGCAGTACTTTTCAAAGATACTAAGAAGGCTTTTTTAGAATCTGATGAAGATACCGCTGTAGCATCCTGGAACTATGAACGTCAGATAGCAAAAAGATGTGATGAGACATTAGAAAAACTGGCTAAAAGCGATATCTCAGTAAATGAGGCGGTATGTTTTACTCTTATTGCAAGATATTTTAAGCGTATAGCAGCGCACCTTACTAATATCGCAACATCTGTAGTTTTACCCTTATCTGATTTAGACTATTTTGATGAGAAGAGATAGTATATTTAACTAATATTTATTTTTGCCAATAGTCTGTTTATTTTTTCAACCAATGGTAAGAACTTATCGTGCTTTCTTAGTTTTATCTGGTGCCTGTTTTTACCTTCCATGTTTTCATCAATCTCTCTTATTATCCTGTCATAAGGGCCAAGTATTGAGTGCGTTATTCTGCGGGCAATTATAAGGATTGTTAGTATGATTAAGGGAGCTACTGTAAAGATAATAAGAGTAGCTCTCTTCGCAGCAGGCATGATATGGTAAGCAATAGTTTCCGGAATAGCTATCTCCTGCGCTATTATGCCGAAGATTAAGTAGTATAGAGCTATTGAAACAATAATTGTAGGCAATAATGCTGCAAGGCCAATGATGAAAAAAATTTGTCTGTGAAATTTGTTTGCAAAGAATCTTTTTCTTTTATTTTTATTCATTTTTATACCCCACTTTTATCTCAGCATATAGCGCTTCTGCGCTAGAGGCTGTGTTATCTGCATCAGTCATAATTGCTATTGCTCCTACATTTGGAGGCTTTTTGCCAAAGAGCTGTATATAGTCATCATTTATATTACGCTCTTCATAGACCCATCTATTTAAATTCTCTTTTCCCGATTCAATAACTATTATCTTGATATTTTTAAAGTAAGGGCTGCTCATATATGTTTCTTCTTCCGTTGTTTCATCCCAGACGTACTCTATCGATTTTGTGTTGGTAAATAATATGCTTGGGAATATCACATATACCCTTGCCGGATAATCATCTTTCTCTACCCAGCCGCCCGAAGCCCTTACTGATTTTGATTTATCAGGGAATTTTAATACTTTCCATTTCCAGCTTATCATGGGAAACTTCCGAGGGTTGAATCTTATTTTATAGAAGAGTCCTGAGCAGGATTGATTACTCTTAGCAGAGAGATATCCTTCCTGATGAGCAGTCTCAACTGTATAGAGAACTTTATCTTTAAATATCTTCTCTTGCCAGTTATCCAGAGAACTTCTGTTTCTAAAGTTGAATAGTTTTGGAATATCCAGAGCAAATACCGCAGAGGTTAACGTAGTGGTTGTTAATATTGTGAAGGCTATAAATATTTTTTTAAAGCTCATTAAACTCATTCTATCTGTTATTATATTGGAAGTCAAATTAGTTATTATAAGATGTAATATAATAACCGGAAATAATGTTTAAATAAGAGAGAGATGGATAAAGATAGAGATATTGAGTTTATGGAGCTGGCTATTGCTAAGGCAATTGAGGGAGTAGAGAGCGGTCAGACACCCTTTGGGGCTTGTATTGTAAAGAACAATGGGATTATATCGTGCTGTTATAATAGAGTCTGGGCAGCAACCGATATAACGGCTCATGCTGAGATAGTAGTAATAAGAGAAGCTTGCAGGAAGCTGGGTAGTATTGACCTATCGGGCTGCGTAATCTATTCGACAACTGAGCCTTGTCCGATGTGCTTTACAGCTATTCATTGGGCTAAGATAGATAAGATTGTCTATGGTGCTTCAATAGAAGACGCAAAGAGTTTCGGATTTTCTGAACTGGTTATATCCAGCAAGGAGATGAGGGATATAGGTAAAGGTAAGATTGAGATTATACCAGGATGTTTAAGAGAGGATAGCTTAAGATTGTTCAGTATTTGGAAGGGTAGAGGCAATAGCAGGGTTTACTAAAGTAAATCTTCTAATTCTAATTCTAGATAGCTATTGCAATTTTTACCGCTTTCTTTTGCATTGTAGAGTGCCTTATCTGCAGTATTAGTTATACTGTTCACTAGTTCGAGTCCTATTTTTATTCTTGCAATTGTATCTTCGTTAGGATTGAAAGTAGTAAACCCTAAGCTTACTGTAATAATATATTCTTTTCCGTTTATCACTATAGGATTATCTCTAAAAGCTTGGTTTATTCTATCGGCTACAATCTGAGCTTCATCTTCTGAGGTAGCGGGAAGGATAACAGAGAATTCATCGCCGCCAAAGTGGAATAAGAGATCGCTCTCTCTTAGGCAATCTTTTACCGTCTCTGCCATAAACGCTATTGCTCTATCACCTTCAAGGTGACCAAAATTGTCATTGATGTCTTTTATATAATCACCATCTATCATAATAACAGAGAGTGGACCATCGTGTGTTGAGAAAGATATAGCTTCTCTTAATCTAACCGGATAGTAATCTTTTCTATAAGCGACTTTAGTCAATTTATCATAGTAGTCTTCTGTTATATTAAATCCAGTCCATGTTATTCCGTCAGGGTTTATGTTGGATATCAGTTTGAATACCTGAGTATCTATTTCATATACAAAATCGGATCTAGGAGTACTCTCTATGCTAAATGCAGTTGCAATATTTTGACCTATGATATCTGTTCCGAAGATTGATAGGGCTGATTCGTTTGCCTCTATCACTATTCCATCATTGTCGGTCTCAATTATAGGTATAGATAGTTCTGGATAGAAATTGCTGGAAGGAGTCTTTGCTCTGCGCAGAGATTGGTTATGAGAAGCTGATGAACCTACAGATGTTATAGATGTAAATATAAGCGTAGATATCAATAATGCCGAAAAAATAGCCCTATTTTTAAATTTAATTTCCATAATTTATTTCAAGCCCTTTATACAAATATGCCATATTTTAGCTAAAATACAAACTTTTTGAATATTTTCAATTTATGTGAATTTTATTTCTTGAATAGGTCTCCTTTAGTTCTTATCAGCTATTGATAACTGTGGTACAATATAGCTCTTGTTTTTAGGTTTATAGTAATCTAATTTTATTCGAGAAAAGAGAGGATAGATAGATGGAATACAAAGATGTTTTTAAGGGAAGTAAGGTTGCATATTTCTCTATGGAGATAGGCATAAAGCCTGAGTTTTCGACTTATAGCGGCGGTCTTGGCATCTTGGCCGGTGATACCGTCCGCTCCAGTGCAGATTTAAATATTCCTCTAGTTGCTATTACCCTTGTTTCACGTAAAGGTTATTTCAGGCAGGAGTTCAATCAGGATAATTGGCAGATAGAGAGACCGGATAATTGGGAACCAAGAGATTATCTTGCATTATTACCTCAGCAGATTGAAGTCGAGATAGAAAAAAGAACTGTAAAGGTTCAAGCCTGGCTATATGTAGTACAGAGTACTACCGAAGGCAGAGTGCCGGTATTATTCCTTGATACAGATATAGAAGGTAATAGCGGGGAAGATAGAGAGCTTACTCATTATCTCTATGGAGGTGATCAGCGTTATAGAATGAAGCAGGAGATTGTTCTTGGGATAGGCGGAG is a window from the Candidatus Kaelpia imicola genome containing:
- a CDS encoding citrate/2-methylcitrate synthase yields the protein MSSKEIKDIKSLILDAKKEAHKCKEKDIKPAFTGPIDWPVECTVGPGLEGAIACESAIGYVHGAQGELIYRGYDVFDLCAYSTFEEVSYLLLYGNLPTKSKLNKFKKDLTVSRSIPQTIRLLMGFPVKDINTMAALRIGTNFMRHERTFIDRAEYHPDIKTAISSDEDSIPMETYPTGEEHAIYEFKKKVVKKPREVEGDLHDPMAEQAYVDLIAGVSSVVGAVSRFKADSFPVDPDPELSHAGNLIYMITGRKPDPVEERIMDIALILHADHGMNASTFATMVVASTLSDIYFAVGSGIAALSGPLHGGANEQVLSMLSEIEASSNVDSWYQNARDKKIKIMGFGHRVYKAYDPRARVLGPLAEYLIKSKGDRDAKNLFTTARKLEKKVVSTLGKDKRIFPNVDFYSGLVYSALGIPKELFTPIFAASRVSGWTARVREYHMHNRIFRPRAVYSGELNKKYISIEKR
- a CDS encoding peptide chain release factor-like protein — protein: MALSKKKQDELKNKMDRLGIKEGDILETFIRSRGRGGQKVNKTSSCVYLKHIPTGIEVKCQRERSQNLNRFFARRRHLNKIEEMILDKESEEKKRIEKIKRQKRKRSKRAKEKMLHDKKIRSKKKEERSHMSVRDALR
- a CDS encoding Na/Pi symporter, which translates into the protein MKTEALKTLFKIVLVAFFLYLFLLSIGLMSVAFKGFGRGFAESLIQTTSNPLAGLFIGILATSIVQSSSMTTSIIVGMVGSGVITVTNAIPIIMGANIGTTVTNTLVSLGHIGRREEFKRAVSAGTVHDFFNLICVAILFPLHLMTGFLEKMARFMSHIFAGCGGIRFTSPVKMVTKPVINIMKEAVVNIGLSSNISYLLLLISAFFLLFLALYFIVKIMRSVVVRRAEIILNNVISRYGLLAILAGLIFTTIVQSSSITTSLMIPLAAAGVLTVEGVLPIVMGANIGTTTTAILASFATGNISAITIAFVHFLFNVIGVTLIYPIKPLRRIPMFLSTHLGSLAYRRRRYVIFYVLTMFFIIPGILIAMSKFF
- a CDS encoding PhoU domain-containing protein codes for the protein MFKNLMRFWKGKDFLNQVLEDFKSMLNDAESMFNLVIKKLLYNEGDLGTLKKEIYGIDSRVNKAEKEIRKRIIEHLSIQPSVDVPTSLLLMSVVKDAERLGDYSKNLFEVSKFLTDPIDKNKYKELFNNIDQEIAVLFKDTKKAFLESDEDTAVASWNYERQIAKRCDETLEKLAKSDISVNEAVCFTLIARYFKRIAAHLTNIATSVVLPLSDLDYFDEKR
- a CDS encoding DUF3047 domain-containing protein, whose translation is MSFKKIFIAFTILTTTTLTSAVFALDIPKLFNFRNRSSLDNWQEKIFKDKVLYTVETAHQEGYLSAKSNQSCSGLFYKIRFNPRKFPMISWKWKVLKFPDKSKSVRASGGWVEKDDYPARVYVIFPSILFTNTKSIEYVWDETTEEETYMSSPYFKNIKIIVIESGKENLNRWVYEERNINDDYIQLFGKKPPNVGAIAIMTDADNTASSAEALYAEIKVGYKNE
- a CDS encoding nucleoside deaminase, with product MDKDRDIEFMELAIAKAIEGVESGQTPFGACIVKNNGIISCCYNRVWAATDITAHAEIVVIREACRKLGSIDLSGCVIYSTTEPCPMCFTAIHWAKIDKIVYGASIEDAKSFGFSELVISSKEMRDIGKGKIEIIPGCLREDSLRLFSIWKGRGNSRVY
- a CDS encoding sensor domain-containing diguanylate cyclase; amino-acid sequence: MEIKFKNRAIFSALLISTLIFTSITSVGSSASHNQSLRRAKTPSSNFYPELSIPIIETDNDGIVIEANESALSIFGTDIIGQNIATAFSIESTPRSDFVYEIDTQVFKLISNINPDGITWTGFNITEDYYDKLTKVAYRKDYYPVRLREAISFSTHDGPLSVIMIDGDYIKDINDNFGHLEGDRAIAFMAETVKDCLRESDLLFHFGGDEFSVILPATSEDEAQIVADRINQAFRDNPIVINGKEYIITVSLGFTTFNPNEDTIARIKIGLELVNSITNTADKALYNAKESGKNCNSYLELELEDLL